From Pyrenophora tritici-repentis strain M4 chromosome 1, whole genome shotgun sequence, the proteins below share one genomic window:
- a CDS encoding Hsp90 co-chaperone Cdc37, translating into MVINYSKWDALELSDDSDIEVHPNVDKKSFIRAKQAQIHQERDQRRHQIKTLKYERIINDGLTERVDRLLTALKSHKDKQAEGNGANDDQLVFQAMMESMMDMKVDKDGGSDRPPPPPEGVHEHIKDKPTYPQMMASLVDAVKKDIDEQKSEEPRYNLFIQGLEKEKARIQDLQQQLLAKLAELEKEDKKHITSDDIHDGFSYSNVKKAEEEQKKAAAPSSSKKESTVELLNNPQRPAATGSDTGQSSGADADVEEGSATGAAADDNDEDISASPLAQSFAKIKVGDWYACLQFLMAHPEILSEKETDGLLVEAFNSELDGKPKHARQCVHQGLLLQYCRQLGGRQGVELFFKRIQMKDHQAGKMFNDDVDSTYHRIKTRAAEILKERAENPQSEGAGVEQIQLHAVDPNTQINISVPPKECDATDPEEKAAIEQARQIFESFPPGLQRALESGKLDEVNKVLAKMSVDEAEEVVEKLGQGGMLSLEEGVIDATTEEGQSVMAEIEKNRKMPSQQ; encoded by the exons ATGGTGATCAATTACAGCAAATGG GACGCCCTCGAGCTATCAGACGATAGCGACATTGAAGTACACCCAAATGTCGACAAGAAATCTTTCATTCGCGCCAAACAAGCCCAGATCCACCAAGAGCGCGACCAGCGCCGCCACCAGATAAAGACACTCAAGTACGAGCGCATCATCAACGATGGGCTCACAGAGCGCGTCGACCGTCTCCTAACAGCGCTCAAGTCGCACAAGGACAAGCAGGCCGAGGGCAATGGCGCAAACGACGACCAGCTCGTATTCCAGGCGATGATGGAGAGCATGATGGACATGAAGGTCGACAAAGACGGAGGCTCAGACAGACCGCCGCCACCACCAGAGGGTGTGCATGAGCATATCAAGGATAAGCCTACATACCCGCAGATGATGGCGAGTTTAGTGGACGCGGTGAAGAAGGATATTGACGAGCAGAAGAGCGAGGAGCCGCGGTACAACCTATTCATACAAGGACTGGAGAAGGAAAAGGCGCGCATACAAGATCTCCAGCAGCAGTTACTGGCAAAGCTGGCGGAActagagaaggaagacaAGAAGCACATCACTAGTGATGACATACACGACGGTTTCAGTTACTCTAATGTCAAGAAAGCAGAAGAAGAGCAGAAAAAGGCAGCAGCTCCGTCATCTAGCAAGAAGGAATCCACCGTCGAATTACTCAACAACCCGCAGAGGCCCGCAGCCACCGGATCAGACACAGGCCAGTCCTCAGGCGCCGATGCCGACGTAGAGGAAGGAAGCGCCACAGGAGCCGCAGCTGACGACAATGACGAAGACATCTCTGCATCCCCACTCGCACAGTCTTTCGCCAAGATAAAAGTTGGGGATTGGTACGCCTGCCTGCAGTTCCTCATGGCACACCCTGAGATCCTATCCGAGAAGGAAACAGACGGCCTCCTTGTAGAAGCATTCAACTCTGAACTGGACGGCAAGCCTAAACACGCTCGGCAATGCGTACACCAGGGCCTGTTACTGCAGTACTGCAGGCAATTGGGCGGCAGACAGGGTGTCGAGCTCTTCTTCAAGCGCATTCAAATGAAGGACCACCAAGCAGGCAAGATGTTCAACGACGACGTTGACTCGACATATCACCGCATCAAGACGCGCGCTGCCGAGATCCTCAAGGAACGCGCTGAGAACCCGCAATCCGAAGGCGCGGGCGTAGAGCAGATCCAACTCCACGCCGTAGACCCCAATACCCAGATCAACATCTCTGTCCCACCCAAAGAGTGTGATGCCACGGACCCCGAGGAGAAGGCGGCAATAGAGCAGGCGAGACAGATCTTTGAGTCGTTCCCACCAGGGCTGCAGAGGGCGCTCGAGAGTGGGAAGCTGGACGAGGTGAACAAGGTGCTGGCTAAGATGAGTGTAGATGAAGCTGAGGAGGTAGTGGAGAAATTGGGTCAAGGAGGCATGTTAAGTCTAGAGGAGGGTGTTATTGATGCGACAACAGAGGAGGGCCAGAGCGTCATGGCGGAAATTGAGAAGAACAGGAAGATGCCGAGTCAGCAGTGA
- a CDS encoding CTD-bind domain containing protein — MAFTEDSLKAKLSSLNETQEAISTVGQWILFHRRHAERIAHVWLQRMKESTPNKKLVLIYLANEICQTSKMRKKDEFLRAYEPILAEATTVAYKGSPHEIQNKIRRVVEVWRSRQIFNQAVQQAVEKSIDEVDRSKSSTRKPALGGSLFSASTVPPELTPVAPLATTLQKADVAAKPAITTANQDYEKLTNPNAAIPSPPMHAAGLAALCKKLAVAEGAVAQSIQARKALITGLEQLLQTNKLKLEQEEAQAADLKTRKDAIESRKRAVEEAILKGLSAAEQNRISTAPLPVATTSPVAATFAPAQGRPEVEELTPPPMESFTPTGSPQQTAAVRNNPVPDIGNDVMPEPAAHTVVPETAPAPAHHTTQPEFATAIGEPNQHIAADLLKSLQHARPGADGGVYGQQHAYDGAHKKRKMSRTATDDDFAAFAGDRDMAGIDDNFAELI, encoded by the exons ATGGCTTTTACAGAGGACAGCCTCAAGGCGAAGCTCTCGTCACTCAATGAGACGCAAGAGGCCATCTCCACTGTAGGCCAGTGGATCCTCTTTCACAG ACGACATGCCGAGCGCATCGCCCACGTATGGCTTCAGCGCATGAAAGAATCGACGCCGAACAAGAAGCTTGTCCTGATCTACCTCGCCAATGAAATCTGCCAAACCTCCAAGATGCGCAAGAAGGACGAGTTTCTGCGAGCCTACGAACCCATCCTCGCCGAGGCGACCACGGTAGCCTACAAAGGCTCTCCCCACGAGATACAGAACAAGATTCGAAGGGTCGTCGAAGTCTGGCGCTCGCGACAAATCTTCAACCAAGCCGTGCAGCAAGCCGTCGAAAAGTCGATTGACGAAGTAGACCGCTCCAAATCGTCTACGCGCAAGCCGGCTCTTGGTGGTTCGCTCTTTTCAGCTTCAACTGTCCCTCCTGAGCTCACTCCAGTCGCGCCTCTCGCAACCACTCTGCAAAAGGCTGATGTCGCGGCCAAGCCCGCCATCACGACCGCAAACCAGGACTACGAGAAGCTGACGAACCCAAATGCCGCCATTCCGTCCCCTCCTATGCATGCCGCCGGTCTCGCTGCACTTTGCAAAAAGCTTGCCGTGGCTGAAGGCGCCGTCGCACAAAGCATCCAGGCCCGCAAGGCGCTCATCACTGGCCTCGAACAACTCCTGCAGACGAACAAGTTGAAGTTGGAACAAGAAGAGGCGCAAGCTGCTGATCTAAAGACGCGCAAAGATGCCATAGAGAGCCGGAAGCGCGCAGTAGAAGAAGCCATTCTCAAGGGCTTGTCAGCGGCTGAGCAGAATAGGATCTCAACTGCGCCTTTGCCTGTCGCTACAACTTCGCCAGTTGCTGCGACATTTGCGCCTGCCCAAGGACGGCCCGAAGTCGAGGAACTCACGCCTCCGCCCATGGAATCCTTTACCCCCACCGGATCACCACAACAAACAGCGGCAGTCAGAAACAATCCCGTGCCTGATATTGGCAATGATGTCATGCCTGAGCCCGCAGCCCATACTGTCGTACCAGAGACAGCCCCTGCTCCGGCACACCATACCACGCAACCAGAATTCGCAACCGCAATCGGAGAGCCGAACCAGCACATAGCCGCAGACCTCCTCAAGAGCCTACAGCATGCGCGACCTGGAGCGGACGGAGGAGTATATGGACAACAGCACGCGTACGATGGCGCACATaagaagaggaagatgagCAGGACTGCAACAGATGACGATTTCGCGGCGTTTGCGGGCGATAGGGATATGGCAGGTATTGACGACAACTTTGCAGAGTTGATCTAA
- a CDS encoding Glyco-hydro-61 domain containing protein produces MKYIASVFAFATAVAGHGYVDNATISGIDYTFYQPYTDPYTTGVKRISRPIQGNGPVQDVSISDIQCGGYATGGINGSKPAALHAEAAAGSNVKLYWTLWPDSHMGPTITYMAKCPDTGCQDYMPESSAVWFKIQEEGRQGTSNVWGSDALKKVGGSVTYTIPKCISSGYYLVRHEILALHAAYQYPGAQFYPGCHQLKVTGGGSTKPTGLVSFPGAYKGSDAGVTYDAYKAQTYTIPGPKKFTC; encoded by the exons ATGAAGTACATTGCCTCCGTCTTCGCGTTCGCTACCGCCGTTGCTGGCCATGGATATGTGGATAATGCCACAATCAGCGGAATAGACTATACTTTCTACCAGCCATACACAGACCCCTACACTACCGGAGTAAAGCGTATCTCGCGTCCCATCCAGGGCAACGGACCTGTCCAGGACGTAAGCATCTCTGATATCCAATGCGGTGGGTATGCTACTGGTGGCATCAATGGCTCGAAGCCTGCTGCTCTCCACGCTGAAGCTGCTGCTGGCTCCAACGTCAAGCTTTACTGGACGCTTTGGCCTGACAGCCATATGGGTCCTACGATTACCTATATGGCAAAGTGCCCTGATACCGGCTGCCAAGACTACATGCCAGAGTCCTC TGCTGTCTGGTTCAAGATCCAAGAAGAAGGGCGTCAAGGTACCTCAAACGTCTGGGGTTCTGACGCCCTTAAGAAGGTTGGCGGCTCTGTCACCTACACCATCCCGAAGTGCATATCTTCGGGTTACTACCTCGTCCGCCACGAGATCTTAGCATTGCACGCTGCATACCAGTACCCTGGTGCTCAATTTTACCCAGGCTGCCACCAGCTTAAAGTTACTGGCGGTGGCAGCACCAAACCCACTGGCCTCGTTTCGTTCCCTGGTGCTTACAAGGGTTCGGATGCCGGTGTCACTTATGATGCTTACAAAG CTCAAACCTACACCATTCCAGGCCCCAAGAAATTTACTTGCTAG